From the genome of Pirellulales bacterium:
GCGATGAAGTGGTCGGCTCGATCCCGCAGGCGCTGGTGCTGATGAATTCGCCGCAGCTTGCCCGAGCGATCGACGGCAAGCGCACCGACACGGCCCTGGGCGAGCTGTTGTCGAACACCAAGGACGACGAAGCGGTAACAACCGAACTCTATCTCCGCTGCCTCGCCCGCGAGCCGAAGCCGAGCGAAATGAAAATCTGCCTGGATCACGTCAAGCAAACCTCCAGCCGCCCGGAAGCCTTCGAAAACATCCTCTGGGCATTGGTCAACTCGACAGAGTTCTTGCACCGCAAATAGTCGGGCAGACTCGTAGGGCACGCCGTGCAGCGATTCCAAAATCGAAAATCCAATATCCTCGACGAGATCAAACCATGAACCCCTCACAAATCCTTCCCTCCCTGGCCCCGCACCCCTCGCCCCTCGCCCCTTCCTACCACCACTGCGTCCGCGTGGCCGTGAATCGCGCGCAGGTGGTCGGCCGCCGCGATTTTCTTCGAGGCATTTCAGTCGCCGGGCTGGCTGCCGGCACGCTGGGCTGGACCGACCTGATGACGGCCAACGCCGAAGATCTGCGAAAGAAGGGAATGGCCTGCATCTTACTGTGGATGTCCGGCGGGCCCAGCCAGTTCGAAACATTCAGCCCCAAGCCCGATCATCCCAACGGCGGCTCGACAAAAGCCATTTCGACCGCCGCCTCTGGCGTTCAGATTTCCGAGAACTTCCCGCTCCTGGCCAAATCGATGAAGGACATCGCCGTCATCCGCTCGATGACGAGCAAGGAAGGGAGCCATCCGCGCGGCACGTTCCTCATGCACACTGGCTATATCCCGAGCGCCAGCGTCAAGTATCCGAGCATCGGCGCCGTGGTGGCCCATGAGATTGGCGATCCGAAAAGCGATCTGCCCTCGTTCGTCCGCGTCGGCGGCCGCGCTCAGACCGGCTCGAACGGCGGATTCCTCGGCGTGCAATATGATCCATTCGATATCGCCAACCCGGCCGCCATGCCTACCAACACGATTCCGACGACGAGCGTCGAGCGCTATCGCCGTCGGCTCGACTTGCTCGGCCAACTCGAACAGGATTTCGCAACGACCGCGCCGCAAGAAGTAGTCGATCACCAACAGCAATACGAGCGGACCGCCAAGATGATCCTCAGCCCGAGCATGAAGGCCTTCGACTTGAGCAAAGAGCCGGATTCGATGCGCGAGGCCTACGGCAAGACGCAGTTTGGCAACGGCTGCTTGCTCGCGCGGCGGTTGATCGAATCGGGCGTGACGTTCATCGAGATCGACCTCGGCGGTTGGGACACTCACGCCGACAATTTCACCAAGACCAAGGAACTCGCCGGACAAGTCGATCAGCCGTTCGCCCAATTGATCGCCGATCTCAAGCAACGGGGCATGTTGGATTCGACGGTGATCATGTGGATGGGTGAATTCGGCCGCACGCCGACCATAAATCCCCGCTCCGGCCGCGACCACTACCCGCGGGCCTTTAATGCCGTGGTGGCCGGCGGCGGAATCCGTGGCGGGCAGGTGATCGGCGAGACAGACAAGGCCGGCACCGAAGTCACCTCGAACCCGGTGACGATTCAGGATCTCTTCCAAACCGTCTGCAAGAGCCTCAAGATCGACGCGACCAAAGAAAACATGAGCCCCATCGGCCGCCCGATCAAAGTCGTCGACGGCGGCAAGCCGGTGAAGGAATTGGTGGGCTAGAGTCGAGTATCATCATCGGACTTGAGCGCGGCGCAATGGCGGCTGGCCTGGGCCGCGGACGCGCAGAATTCGCACTACATTCCCGGAAACCATGAACAGAATCCGGTAATTGTTTCCACGACGAGTCTTGAATATTCGCTACCGCACCTGAGCACGAGCCAGCGAGGCTTCTTCCGCGAATCCAAAGCCAAATGGGTTTTGGATCAAGTCTTTGATCGCGGCAACGTAGGTTTCGCGCCACCGAGCGGCGCCGGCCGGCGAGTGTTTTGCGAGCCAACGATAGATGCCCTCCACGTCGTTCTCCGCGCGGCGCAGGATCAAGAGTTCGAAATTCATGGCTTGGAGTCAAGCCCATGCCGCTCGCGAAATTCTCGATCGAACTCTTCCCACGGCCTGCCGAGGTCGCCGGCCTCCATGCCAGCGAGAGCCTCCTTCACGGCGGCGATTGCATCGTCGTCTTCATCCATCAGCGGATGCTCAGCGCGCCAAAGGTCCAACACATCTTCGGGGGATAGATCAGCATCGTTCTCGGAGAGCTTGAGAGCGACAAAATGATGGAAGCTTGCAAGCTCGCTTTCGACGTTGGACGACATGAAATTGCTCCTAGTGAACGTCTGACGCTCGTGGTTAGTTCTATCACCAAGCTAGCGGCGCGAGTTATCTTTCCCACCAGCTCTTACGCGCTCGGATCAACCGCCTCATTCCGTCGCGCCCATAATCCCTCAAGAAGTCGTGCGGAACTGAAATCCAGTCGTCGCATTTGGTGAAGATTCTGACCCGTGAAGCCATCGGGAAGCTCGCCTACCGTGCCATCGAACTCAAGTTGAAACGCCCAGCGCGATATGTTCAGATTGGCTTTCTCCTCTGGACTATCGCAAAGCGCGTGGTGCTCTGCCTCTCAGAGATTCGACTCTTGTAGCCGCCGCTCGGCCTCCATTTGCCCGACGATTCGGTCAACTTTTTGACGACCAACTAACAAGAGGTCGTTCGGACCTTTGCTAGTCACGATCCATAGAACGTCTCCGCCGGTCAGCTTTCCGTATTGATTGCTTGCCGAATGTGGGATGGTTGGCTGGGACTCATCATCCGCGACCGTCGACGGTTTCCAGTACACCAAATAGTCCGACATCGCGTTCTAATTCGACGAGCTTTTGGAAATAGGACGGAATGATGGCACCGACTACGAATTCATTATCCGTTGATACTTGGCTTCCCGACAAGAGGTGGTCGTGAAAAAGTGATCTCGATCCGTGGTGACGATGTAGTGATCGGGATAGGGATCCTCGGCGTCCCGTCGCCTCCCGTCTGCGCCTCGACTCCGGTGGTGGTGGTCGGTATCGTAGGGTAATTATCGAATCCGTTCGCGCCAGTGACTGATTTGCCCCAAGCAACTGAGATTCTCCGCATGACGTTTGACGAACTGATCGTCCTGTTCCCTTGCCAGAGGTTGGAGGATTTCCCTACCGATCTGAAGGACGAGGATGCCGAGGGTTTGCTTGCCGGATGGTCGGCGCTGTGGCATCCGGCGCTGCTGGCGGCGGTGGGCAAGGTGCCGACTTGGCGGACGGCGGAGTTCGCGCCCGAGAGTCTCTCGGGCAAGTTGATTGTCGTCCCGCCGGTTGTCGAAAACTCGATTGCCGGTGATCTCATTGCCCGCGTGGAGAGCGAGGGGCGCCGCGTGGTCCGCGGCCTGCACCGCCGCGACGAAATCGTGGCGGCGCTACTCTCCGCGCTCGCGCCGGCCGGCGGAGTGTCTTCTCCGACGCCCATCCCGTCGCAAGCGACGGGGCTAACGACTGCTGATCTCCGACCTCCGACCTCCGACCTCCGGCCTCTGGTCTCCGATTTTCTCGCCCTCGGCACCTGCGTCCTAATCAGCGAATTGCTCGTGCGGCGGATGCGATATACGAGCAACTTGGACGAAGGGGCGTTTGCAGGGCACTTGATGACTGCCGCGTCGGCGGCAATGGCCGGCAAGGACGAGGACGCCCGCCGAAACTTGACCCTATGTTGCAACACGCTCGTCGAGTCGCGCGGGCGGTACTACCCGGTCGATATGTCGCTCATTGATCTCACTCTCGTCGCGCCGACGACGATCGGCGAATCACTGCGCAAGGAGCTGGCCGCCAATCAGCCGATCAATCTGCTAATGCCCGCGGCCGTCTTGGCCGAAATGGCTCAGCGCGAGCCGGCGAGCCTCGCGGCAATGCGCGGAGCGATCGAGCGCGGCACGGCGGCAGTGATCGGCGGCGAATGGGATGAATCCGACTTGCCGCTCATGCCGCTGGAAGCGATGCTCGCCGAATTCCAAGCCGGCTTGGCGGAATGCGAAAAGCATCTCGGATCACGACCGACAGTGTTCGCGCGAAGGCGATATGGACTCACGCCCGCCTTGCCGCAGGTGTTGCACAATCTGGGTTTCCGCGGAGCCGTGCATGTCACGCTCGACGACGGCCGGTTCCCGCAGCCCGACAACAGCAAAGCCCGCTGGGAAGGGTTGGACAACTCGGCAATCGACATCCTGGGGCGGATTCCGCTGGACGCGGGCCAGCACAGCAGCTTCACCAGTCTCGCGGAGAAGGTCAGTCACGCGATGGACCATGACCAGGTGGCAACCGTCTGCTTCGCGCATTGGCCTGGGAAAACCAGCCCGTTCTACGACGATCTGCGGTGCGTGATGTCGATGGCGCCGGTGATCGGCAAGTTTGTAACGCTCGATCACTACTTCGCCAACACCGATTCGTCCGGGATGTTTTCCAAATTCACGCCGGACGAATATCGCACGCCGTATTTGCAGCAGGAGGTGGCGTCGGGAAGGAGTGATCCGCTTTCGCGCTGGGTGAGATATGCGAAGCGGTTGGCGACGACAGACGCCGCAGCGGCGCTGACGACCTTGTCGGCATTGCTGCGAGGAAAAGTGACGAGCGAGACGCTGAAGCAGTGTTTACCCCTCACCCCCGGCCGCTCTCCCGCAAGGGGAGAGCGGAGTGCGGAAGCTGACGCCTCCGAAGTGGTGGCAGGCAGCGCTGACAACGGTCGAGCTGATTCGGGCGAGCGGCTGTCGGCGGCGCTTGCCAGTTTTGCCGCTGCGTTGCCGCGCGAAAAGCGCGAGACCATGCGAAGCTACCTGGCGGTGAATCCCGCGAGTTACGGCAGGCGGGTCCTCGTCGATGTTTCGGAGTTGCCTATGTTGCCTCCGGTCAAGGCGCCGATCAAGGCGGCCGAGGAAGCGGCTGGCAAAAAACACGTCATCGTCGATCTGCCGCCGATGGGCTTTGCCTGGATCGGTCCCGCGGGGGGCGAGTCGGGGAAGAATTGGTCGGGCGAGCCGCTGGCGGCGGGGCATACGCTGCGCAACGAATTCTGCGAGGTGGCGATTCATCCAACGACCGGCGGCATTCAATCAATTCACGATTTTCGCATCCGCGGAAACCGGCTCTCGCAGCAGCTTGTATACCGCTCGGCCGATTCGGCCGGCGTTTCCCCGTCATCGGACGATTTTGAATCGACGGCCTCGCGGATGGTCGCGGAATCGATTGAAGTCACCTCCGCCGGGCTGCTCTTCGGCGAGATTACCAGCCGCGGGCAATTGCTCGATGCCGCCGGGAAACGTCTGGCCGGGTTTGTGCAGCGAGCGCAGGTGACACTCGGCAGCCGCGTGGTCGGGCTTGAAATCGAGCTTGACACCGCCGAGCCGCTCGCCACTGATCCTTGGAACTCCTACTTCGCCTGCCGCTATGCCTGGGCCGATCGCTCGGCCGAGCTGCGCCGCAGCGTTCATTTGGAAAGCCATCTCACTCGCGCGAAGCGGATCGAGGCGCCGCACTTCATTGAAGTGGATGCGGCCGAGGTGCGCACCGCGTTGCTTTCGGGCGGCCTGCCATATCATCAGCGCGTTGGCCCACGGATGCTCGACACGCTCCTCACCGTTCGCGGCGAATCGGCGAAGAAGGTCCATCTGGGAATCGGCGTCGACGTG
Proteins encoded in this window:
- a CDS encoding DUF1501 domain-containing protein, which codes for MNPSQILPSLAPHPSPLAPSYHHCVRVAVNRAQVVGRRDFLRGISVAGLAAGTLGWTDLMTANAEDLRKKGMACILLWMSGGPSQFETFSPKPDHPNGGSTKAISTAASGVQISENFPLLAKSMKDIAVIRSMTSKEGSHPRGTFLMHTGYIPSASVKYPSIGAVVAHEIGDPKSDLPSFVRVGGRAQTGSNGGFLGVQYDPFDIANPAAMPTNTIPTTSVERYRRRLDLLGQLEQDFATTAPQEVVDHQQQYERTAKMILSPSMKAFDLSKEPDSMREAYGKTQFGNGCLLARRLIESGVTFIEIDLGGWDTHADNFTKTKELAGQVDQPFAQLIADLKQRGMLDSTVIMWMGEFGRTPTINPRSGRDHYPRAFNAVVAGGGIRGGQVIGETDKAGTEVTSNPVTIQDLFQTVCKSLKIDATKENMSPIGRPIKVVDGGKPVKELVG